A single Cellulomonas sp. SLBN-39 DNA region contains:
- a CDS encoding DUF742 domain-containing protein, with translation MSEHIEYEARTVRPYAVTGGRVRSARSDLPLEALVEVMPGAVAGTGLPPEKRAIIQHASAGYISVAELSALLHLPIGVVRILVSDLTDANYVRVHTSQPVEVNTGESPALSLSVLESVLNGISAL, from the coding sequence ATGAGCGAGCACATCGAGTACGAGGCCCGCACGGTCCGGCCCTACGCCGTGACCGGCGGCCGCGTGCGTTCTGCACGGTCCGACCTGCCCCTGGAGGCACTGGTCGAGGTCATGCCGGGCGCCGTGGCGGGTACCGGCCTCCCGCCCGAGAAGCGGGCCATCATCCAGCACGCCTCCGCCGGCTACATCTCCGTGGCCGAGCTCAGTGCGCTGCTGCACCTGCCGATCGGTGTGGTACGGATCCTCGTGTCCGACCTCACCGACGCCAACTACGTGCGCGTGCACACCTCACAGCCGGTCGAGGTCAACACCGGTGAGTCCCCCGCCCTGTCCCTGAGCGTGCTGGAGAGTGTTCTCAATGGCATTTCCGCCCTCTGA
- a CDS encoding DMT family transporter, translating into MPAPLLFVLSGLTQYVGAALAVGLFAALPAATVAWLRIAVSALVLVAWLRPWRVPALRDRRHLAVTAGFGVVLATMNVAFYVAIEHLPLGTAVALEFAGPVAVAAVTGRGWRDRVAIAVAAVGVVLLAGVSLDTGPGAVVGLVAIGVSALCWAGYILLGRRVARSGAPGASGLAVAMTVGAVVFAPFLAGGAAPVLQDVRLALLVVAIAVCSSVVPYALEQVVLRRVSAATFAVLLALLPATAAVVGALALQQWPHGIEVVGLVLVSGAIALAAGTSAGAGTGPDDAPDVLPPPGTP; encoded by the coding sequence GTGCCCGCCCCGCTGCTGTTCGTCCTGTCCGGGCTGACGCAGTACGTCGGGGCGGCGCTGGCCGTCGGCCTGTTCGCGGCCCTGCCCGCGGCGACCGTCGCGTGGCTGCGGATCGCGGTGTCCGCGCTCGTCCTCGTCGCCTGGCTGCGGCCCTGGCGGGTGCCCGCGCTGCGCGACCGCCGCCACCTCGCCGTCACCGCCGGCTTCGGCGTCGTGCTCGCGACGATGAACGTGGCGTTCTACGTCGCGATCGAGCACCTGCCGCTCGGCACCGCCGTCGCGCTGGAGTTCGCCGGGCCCGTGGCCGTCGCCGCCGTCACCGGCCGCGGCTGGCGCGACCGCGTCGCGATCGCCGTCGCCGCCGTCGGCGTCGTGCTGCTCGCCGGGGTCAGCCTCGACACGGGCCCCGGCGCCGTCGTCGGGCTCGTCGCCATCGGCGTCTCGGCGCTGTGCTGGGCCGGGTACATCCTGCTGGGCCGCCGCGTCGCGCGGTCCGGCGCCCCGGGCGCCAGCGGGCTGGCCGTCGCGATGACCGTGGGCGCGGTCGTCTTCGCCCCGTTCCTCGCCGGGGGTGCCGCACCCGTCCTGCAGGACGTGCGGCTCGCGCTGCTCGTGGTCGCCATCGCCGTCTGCTCGTCGGTCGTGCCGTACGCGCTGGAGCAGGTCGTGCTGCGCCGCGTCAGCGCCGCCACGTTCGCGGTGCTGCTGGCGCTGCTGCCCGCCACCGCCGCGGTGGTCGGCGCGCTCGCGCTGCAGCAGTGGCCGCACGGCATCGAGGTCGTCGGCCTGGTGCTCGTCTCGGGCGCGATCGCCCTGGCCGCGGGCACCTCGGCGGGCGCGGGCACCGGGCCCGACGACGCACCCGACGTGCTGCCCCCGCCCGGCACGCCCTGA
- a CDS encoding AGE family epimerase/isomerase produces the protein MAWLSTPAHLRWLEAESDRLWEFGRASRLPGGGFARLSETGEPEVGPVELWITCRMTHVYALAHLAGRPGSAALVDHGVAALAGLFRDAEHGGWYAEVERDGTPRDTDKAAYPHAFVVLASSSAAAAGRPGARELLDAALAVQELRFWDDEAGMVVEQWDRTFTTLDPYRGVNANMHTVEAYLAAADVTGDRRWLDRAVRILTRVVHGFAAGNAWRLPEHFDATWTADLEYNADVPAHPFRPYGATIGHWFEWARLTLHARAALAARGDEPPAWMLDDAVGLFDAGVREGWDVDGAPGFVYTVDWQGRPVVRERMHWVAAEAVAAAATLHAATGEARFDDLYTDWWEYVGEHLLDRDGGSWWHELGTDNTVSRTVWAGKADLYHAVQATLVPRLPLTPVIAPALAAGLLG, from the coding sequence ATGGCGTGGCTGAGCACACCGGCGCACCTTCGTTGGCTCGAGGCCGAGTCCGACCGGCTGTGGGAGTTCGGCCGCGCGTCGCGGCTCCCCGGCGGCGGGTTCGCGCGGCTGTCCGAGACGGGGGAGCCCGAGGTCGGACCCGTCGAGCTGTGGATCACGTGCCGCATGACGCACGTGTACGCGCTCGCCCACCTCGCCGGCCGGCCGGGGTCCGCGGCCCTCGTCGACCACGGCGTCGCGGCGCTCGCCGGGCTGTTCCGCGACGCGGAGCACGGCGGCTGGTACGCCGAGGTCGAGCGCGACGGCACCCCGCGCGACACCGACAAGGCCGCCTACCCGCACGCTTTCGTCGTCCTCGCCTCGTCCAGCGCCGCCGCCGCCGGGCGCCCCGGTGCGCGCGAGCTGCTGGACGCCGCGCTGGCGGTGCAGGAGCTGCGGTTCTGGGACGACGAGGCGGGCATGGTCGTCGAGCAGTGGGACCGCACGTTCACCACCCTCGACCCGTACCGCGGCGTCAACGCCAACATGCACACGGTCGAGGCGTACCTCGCCGCCGCCGACGTCACCGGCGACCGCCGGTGGCTCGACCGGGCCGTGCGGATCCTCACGCGCGTGGTGCACGGGTTCGCCGCCGGCAACGCGTGGCGCCTGCCCGAGCACTTCGACGCCACGTGGACCGCGGACCTGGAGTACAACGCGGACGTCCCCGCGCACCCCTTCCGTCCCTACGGCGCGACGATCGGCCACTGGTTCGAGTGGGCGCGCCTGACCCTGCACGCCCGCGCCGCGCTCGCCGCCCGCGGCGACGAGCCGCCCGCCTGGATGCTCGACGACGCGGTCGGCCTGTTCGACGCCGGCGTCCGCGAGGGCTGGGACGTCGACGGCGCCCCCGGCTTCGTCTACACGGTGGACTGGCAGGGCCGGCCCGTCGTGCGCGAGCGCATGCACTGGGTGGCCGCCGAGGCCGTCGCCGCCGCGGCCACGCTGCACGCCGCGACGGGCGAGGCCCGGTTCGACGACCTCTACACCGACTGGTGGGAGTACGTCGGCGAGCACCTGCTCGACCGTGACGGCGGCTCGTGGTGGCACGAGCTCGGCACCGACAACACGGTGTCGCGCACCGTCTGGGCCGGGAAGGCCGACCTCTACCACGCGGTGCAGGCCACGCTCGTGCCGCGGCTGCCGCTGACGCCCGTGATCGCCCCGGCCCTCGCCGCGGGTCTGCTCGGCTGA
- a CDS encoding ATP-binding protein → MLRRLGIRAKVLAVLAVPMLVVFGMGGYISLTAWQNLQYARASHQVIRAIEALAPLTDAFQQERTLSLTYADEAAVTDAREVTDAALDDAAAVTAEIDLDQFPDNVVADFQEAQKAYQEALPTVRTRVDDNSQRAVIKNGFQQIVNLQQASLQSLANALEDRDLAAHVTATLTLNQLVDAIINEYVTGVELKGAVASSPALARTFTNQSTQTELARGEAQVAVETLGVPDLAVGSDYPTPTLRSARQIFSQGNQAAISTNIQSETWTSETVNQLDALRAVSTGVNEAANTEAADIESAAQEQTVFTVLIALAAAILSFVLATSVGRSIVVPLRRLTSAAGEVREQLPRLVEQVAVPGEGPDIQLPQIPVRSQDEVGRLAQAFNSVNATTIQVAQEQAALRGSIAEMFVNVARRDQVLLNRQLSFIDSLERAEEDPGTLANLFRLDHLATRMRRNAESLLVLAGIDSGRRLRDAMPLSDVIRTASSEIEQYDRVELDLQVDPHMLGFNALSAAHLLAEILENATVFSEPETPVVVSTGVTGGSVVVTIADQGLGMADNEIEAANHKIASVSASDALGAQRLGLFVVGRLAQRLGAEVTLRKRAGGTGTEAVVRFPSTLFSANEVNQLAPTSPAPSAVTPAVQTPYGAVEAPEVREVDLGALTDGETQLGLPRRRRGDDTGFSPAVPEQPTRQPVGPAPTQGGAALPSRSRKTFDEDNIVLPEAQATNLSPDLGVDTGEWSPAQVVRQTATGLPSRTRSATPAWAAEPEPEAPKVAPPADPAARAGLFSGFRGRAGTQAETGTSMSVPGLVPDEEPQSNGWPVPSWREPAASAPAEPAAPAPQQWEQPAEPAAQAWGPTYADAPAAEPQHAPAPSWEQPAAPAWEQQAETSSWDQPAATPSWDQPAETPSWEQQEPAAQSWQQAPAQPAEPETDEETWAPQPVPAQSWSEQPAEQTWAPSWSDEPAAPAQDTPAPTFTAYSGYSGWAATSEQPVVSYTAPYVPFEHSLDEARSWHTGSMPVVPDPAAGAQPAHHEPAHNGYAAEPVHNGYAAEPAHNGYAEPAAPAYEGQGWAPEQPVAEQPAPAEQWQAPVWQADEQPAAPAWAPEQPAAPAWAPEQPAAPQPEAAAPAWAPTPAPAAAPAWSQPAPQQAAPAWSPAPVEQPTQMFTPVEAADAVTSTTGEPPAWAPTGESAGDDSPKRGRWGQMFTRRKEDGTPYSDPTPAVTDSPAWSAPTTPEPAPAERSWGAPTWSPPAATPAPASAGSWSPPEWSGPRQPASAPQAVAPQPSVAPRIGTLDDEVAAMLALRSDIQEQALSELSQLSAYRPSALGGSAEQLTRRVPSAVPAAPPLSEEQPVERDAEQLRSRLSSFQSGTSRGRRAATNGQEGGPS, encoded by the coding sequence ATGCTGCGACGGCTCGGCATCCGCGCCAAGGTCTTGGCGGTCCTCGCCGTGCCCATGCTGGTCGTCTTCGGGATGGGTGGCTACATCTCCCTCACCGCGTGGCAGAACCTCCAGTACGCACGAGCGAGCCACCAGGTCATCCGGGCCATCGAGGCCCTGGCGCCCCTCACGGACGCCTTCCAGCAGGAGCGCACGCTCTCGCTCACCTACGCGGACGAGGCGGCTGTGACCGACGCCCGCGAGGTGACGGACGCGGCCCTGGACGACGCCGCGGCAGTGACCGCGGAGATCGACCTGGACCAGTTCCCGGACAACGTGGTCGCGGACTTCCAGGAGGCCCAGAAGGCCTACCAGGAGGCGCTGCCCACGGTCCGCACCCGCGTCGACGACAACTCGCAGCGCGCGGTCATCAAGAACGGCTTCCAGCAGATCGTCAACCTGCAGCAGGCCTCGCTCCAGTCCCTCGCGAACGCCCTCGAGGACCGCGACCTGGCCGCGCACGTCACGGCGACGCTGACCCTGAACCAGCTGGTCGACGCGATCATCAACGAGTACGTCACCGGTGTCGAGCTCAAGGGTGCCGTGGCCTCGAGCCCCGCCCTGGCCCGTACGTTCACCAACCAGTCCACGCAGACCGAGCTGGCGCGCGGCGAGGCGCAGGTGGCCGTCGAGACCCTCGGGGTCCCCGACCTCGCGGTCGGCAGCGACTACCCGACGCCGACCCTGCGCTCGGCCCGGCAGATCTTCTCCCAGGGCAACCAGGCCGCGATCTCGACCAACATCCAGTCCGAGACGTGGACGTCGGAGACGGTCAACCAGCTCGACGCCCTGCGGGCCGTCAGCACCGGCGTGAACGAGGCCGCCAACACCGAGGCCGCGGACATCGAGTCCGCCGCCCAGGAGCAGACGGTCTTCACCGTCCTCATCGCCCTCGCCGCCGCGATCCTGTCCTTCGTCCTGGCCACCAGCGTCGGCCGCTCGATCGTCGTCCCGCTGCGCCGCCTCACCAGCGCCGCCGGCGAGGTGCGCGAGCAGCTGCCCCGCCTGGTCGAGCAGGTCGCCGTCCCCGGCGAGGGCCCGGACATCCAGCTCCCGCAGATCCCCGTCCGCTCGCAGGACGAGGTCGGCCGGCTGGCCCAGGCCTTCAACTCCGTGAACGCCACGACCATCCAGGTCGCCCAGGAGCAGGCCGCGCTGCGTGGCTCCATCGCCGAGATGTTCGTCAACGTCGCCCGCCGCGACCAGGTCCTCCTGAACCGGCAGCTGTCGTTCATCGACTCCCTCGAGCGCGCCGAGGAGGACCCCGGCACGCTGGCGAACCTCTTCCGCCTCGACCACCTCGCGACCCGGATGCGTCGTAACGCCGAGTCCCTCCTGGTGCTCGCCGGCATCGACTCCGGTCGTCGTCTGCGCGACGCCATGCCGCTCTCGGACGTCATCCGTACCGCCTCCTCCGAGATCGAGCAGTACGACCGCGTCGAGCTCGACCTGCAGGTCGACCCGCACATGCTCGGCTTCAACGCGCTGTCCGCGGCGCACCTGCTGGCCGAGATCCTCGAGAACGCCACGGTCTTCTCGGAGCCCGAGACGCCCGTCGTCGTCTCCACCGGCGTGACCGGCGGCAGCGTCGTGGTCACGATCGCCGACCAGGGCCTCGGCATGGCCGACAACGAGATCGAGGCGGCGAACCACAAGATCGCGTCGGTCTCCGCCTCGGACGCCCTGGGCGCCCAGCGCCTCGGCCTCTTCGTGGTCGGCCGCCTCGCCCAGCGCCTCGGCGCGGAGGTCACCCTCCGCAAGCGCGCCGGCGGCACGGGCACGGAGGCGGTCGTCCGCTTCCCGAGCACGCTGTTCTCGGCCAACGAGGTCAACCAGCTCGCGCCGACGTCGCCGGCCCCCTCGGCCGTGACGCCCGCCGTCCAGACGCCCTACGGCGCCGTCGAGGCCCCCGAGGTGCGCGAGGTCGACCTGGGCGCCCTGACCGACGGCGAGACCCAGCTGGGCCTGCCGCGCCGCCGTCGTGGCGACGACACGGGCTTCTCGCCCGCCGTCCCCGAGCAGCCCACCCGTCAGCCGGTCGGCCCCGCGCCGACGCAGGGCGGTGCGGCGCTCCCGTCGCGGTCGCGCAAGACGTTCGACGAGGACAACATCGTCCTGCCCGAGGCCCAGGCCACCAACCTGTCGCCCGACCTCGGCGTGGACACCGGCGAGTGGTCGCCCGCGCAGGTCGTGCGGCAGACCGCCACCGGTCTGCCGAGCCGGACCCGGTCGGCGACGCCCGCCTGGGCCGCCGAGCCCGAGCCCGAGGCGCCGAAGGTCGCGCCCCCAGCCGACCCGGCCGCGCGTGCGGGGCTGTTCTCCGGCTTCCGTGGGCGTGCAGGCACCCAGGCCGAGACCGGCACGTCGATGTCCGTCCCCGGCCTCGTCCCCGACGAGGAGCCGCAGTCCAACGGGTGGCCCGTGCCTTCGTGGCGCGAGCCCGCGGCGTCCGCCCCGGCCGAGCCCGCGGCGCCCGCGCCGCAGCAGTGGGAGCAGCCGGCCGAGCCGGCCGCCCAGGCCTGGGGTCCGACGTACGCCGACGCGCCCGCCGCGGAGCCGCAGCACGCCCCGGCCCCGTCCTGGGAGCAGCCCGCCGCCCCCGCGTGGGAGCAGCAGGCCGAGACGTCCTCGTGGGACCAGCCCGCCGCGACCCCCTCGTGGGACCAGCCCGCCGAGACCCCGTCGTGGGAGCAGCAGGAGCCCGCCGCGCAGTCCTGGCAGCAGGCGCCGGCGCAGCCCGCCGAGCCGGAGACGGACGAGGAGACCTGGGCCCCGCAGCCCGTCCCCGCGCAGTCGTGGTCCGAGCAGCCCGCCGAGCAGACCTGGGCCCCGTCGTGGTCCGACGAGCCTGCGGCCCCCGCCCAGGACACGCCCGCGCCGACGTTCACCGCGTACAGCGGCTACTCCGGCTGGGCCGCCACGTCCGAGCAGCCCGTGGTCAGCTACACGGCGCCGTACGTGCCCTTCGAGCACTCGCTCGACGAGGCCCGGTCGTGGCACACCGGCTCGATGCCGGTCGTCCCGGACCCCGCTGCCGGTGCGCAGCCCGCCCACCACGAGCCGGCGCACAACGGCTACGCGGCCGAGCCGGTGCACAACGGCTACGCGGCCGAGCCGGCGCACAACGGCTACGCGGAGCCCGCCGCCCCCGCCTACGAGGGCCAGGGCTGGGCGCCCGAGCAGCCCGTCGCCGAGCAGCCGGCCCCGGCCGAGCAGTGGCAGGCGCCGGTCTGGCAGGCCGACGAGCAGCCCGCCGCCCCGGCGTGGGCGCCCGAGCAGCCCGCCGCCCCGGCGTGGGCCCCCGAGCAGCCTGCTGCCCCGCAGCCCGAGGCCGCCGCCCCCGCGTGGGCGCCGACCCCGGCCCCCGCGGCAGCACCCGCCTGGTCGCAGCCCGCTCCGCAGCAGGCCGCCCCGGCCTGGTCGCCGGCGCCGGTCGAGCAGCCGACGCAGATGTTCACGCCCGTCGAGGCCGCCGACGCGGTCACGTCCACCACGGGCGAGCCGCCCGCGTGGGCCCCGACCGGCGAGTCCGCTGGTGACGACTCCCCGAAGCGGGGACGATGGGGCCAGATGTTCACGCGGCGCAAGGAGGACGGCACGCCGTACTCCGACCCGACACCCGCGGTCACGGACAGCCCTGCCTGGTCCGCCCCGACGACCCCGGAGCCGGCCCCGGCCGAGCGCTCCTGGGGCGCGCCGACCTGGTCGCCCCCGGCGGCCACGCCCGCGCCGGCGAGCGCCGGCTCGTGGAGCCCGCCCGAGTGGTCGGGGCCGCGACAGCCGGCCTCCGCCCCGCAGGCGGTCGCCCCGCAGCCGTCGGTCGCCCCGCGCATCGGCACCCTGGACGACGAGGTGGCGGCCATGCTGGCGCTGCGGTCGGACATCCAGGAGCAGGCTCTCTCCGAGCTCAGCCAGCTCTCGGCCTACCGGCCGAGCGCCCTCGGCGGCAGCGCGGAGCAGTTGACCCGGCGTGTTCCCAGCGCCGTCCCGGCCGCACCGCCCCTCTCCGAGGAGCAGCCGGTCGAGCGTGATGCCGAGCAGCTGCGTTCGCGGCTCTCGAGCTTCCAGTCCGGAACGTCGCGCGGACGCCGCGCGGCGACCAACGGCCAGGAAGGTGGCCCGTCGTGA
- a CDS encoding ATP/GTP-binding protein yields the protein MAFPPSDAAVAAPAGNAGAVAPTVVKIVVAGGFAVGKTTFIGSISDIEPMNTEAAMTEHSVGVDDAGGQTERKNTTTVAMDFGRIALPGQLWLYLFGTPGQDRFLFMWDDLVRGAIGAVVLVDTDRLDQCFPAVDYFESRGIPFVVGVNCFDGIAKHQLEDVREALAIPAHVPVLYTDARSRAATKQALIALVQLAMERLRSR from the coding sequence ATGGCATTTCCGCCCTCTGACGCCGCCGTCGCCGCTCCGGCGGGGAACGCCGGCGCAGTTGCCCCCACAGTCGTCAAGATCGTCGTCGCCGGTGGCTTCGCCGTCGGCAAGACGACCTTCATCGGGTCGATCTCCGACATCGAGCCCATGAACACCGAGGCCGCGATGACCGAGCACTCGGTCGGCGTCGACGACGCCGGTGGCCAGACCGAGCGCAAGAACACGACCACGGTCGCGATGGACTTCGGCCGCATCGCGCTGCCGGGCCAGCTGTGGCTGTACCTGTTCGGCACGCCCGGCCAGGACCGGTTCCTCTTCATGTGGGACGACCTGGTGCGCGGTGCGATCGGCGCCGTCGTCCTGGTCGACACGGACCGTCTGGACCAGTGCTTCCCGGCCGTCGACTACTTCGAGTCGCGCGGCATCCCGTTCGTCGTCGGCGTGAACTGCTTCGACGGCATCGCCAAGCACCAGCTCGAGGACGTGCGCGAGGCGCTCGCGATCCCCGCCCACGTGCCGGTGCTCTACACGGACGCGCGTTCGCGTGCGGCGACCAAGCAGGCGCTCATCGCGCTCGTGCAGCTCGCCATGGAGCGTCTGCGCTCGCGCTGA
- a CDS encoding YbaK/EbsC family protein: MSIDLARAHLARFGRADDVIVTERSSATVELAAQALGVEPARIAKTLSFRGPEPGTALLVVVAGDARVDNAAFRAAFGVKARMLGGDEVEELTGHAPGGVCPFGNPPSATVRLDTSLRRFASVFPACGDAASAIELTCDELAHVTGDPGWVTVSRLP; the protein is encoded by the coding sequence GTGTCCATCGACCTCGCCCGGGCCCACCTGGCGCGCTTCGGCCGCGCCGACGACGTGATCGTGACGGAGCGGTCGAGCGCGACGGTCGAGCTGGCGGCGCAGGCGCTGGGCGTCGAGCCGGCGCGCATCGCCAAGACCCTGAGCTTCCGCGGTCCGGAGCCCGGGACCGCCCTGCTCGTCGTGGTCGCCGGCGACGCGCGGGTCGACAACGCGGCGTTCCGGGCGGCGTTCGGCGTCAAGGCCCGGATGCTCGGCGGCGACGAGGTCGAGGAGCTCACCGGGCACGCCCCCGGCGGGGTGTGCCCGTTCGGCAACCCGCCGTCCGCGACGGTGCGGCTCGACACGTCGCTGCGGCGGTTCGCGAGCGTCTTCCCGGCGTGCGGCGACGCGGCGTCGGCCATCGAGCTGACGTGCGACGAGCTCGCGCACGTGACCGGCGACCCGGGTTGGGTGACGGTCTCGCGACTGCCCTGA
- a CDS encoding NAD(P)H-quinone oxidoreductase has translation MRAVVVTGPGGPEQLRVADVPDPVVGRGDLLLDVVAAGVNRADLLQRAGHYPPPPGAPAWPGLEASGVVVEVGDDVDGWRVGDRAAVLLAGGGYATRVAVPAALALRLPPDAGLPLVDAAALPEALATFWSNARAARLAPGETLLVHGGSGGVGTVAVQLARTLGVRVLATAGGPQRCAAVRALGADVVVDHRARRVREDVLAATDGRGVDVVLDVLGAGALGENVRMLAEGGRLVVIGLQQGRRGELDLPALMSRRGSVLATTLRDRPAAQKAAIMAEVREQAWPAVLDGRVRPVVHDRLPLARAADAHRLLEGGGVLGKLLLTA, from the coding sequence GTGCGTGCCGTCGTCGTGACCGGTCCCGGAGGCCCCGAGCAGCTGCGCGTCGCGGACGTGCCCGACCCGGTCGTCGGCCGCGGCGACCTCCTGCTGGACGTCGTCGCCGCCGGCGTGAACCGCGCGGACCTGCTGCAACGCGCAGGACACTACCCCCCTCCGCCCGGCGCCCCGGCGTGGCCGGGCCTGGAGGCGTCCGGGGTCGTCGTCGAGGTCGGCGACGACGTCGACGGCTGGCGCGTGGGCGACCGCGCGGCCGTGCTGCTGGCCGGCGGCGGGTACGCGACCCGCGTGGCCGTGCCGGCGGCCCTCGCGCTGCGGCTCCCGCCCGACGCGGGGCTGCCGCTGGTGGACGCCGCCGCGCTGCCGGAGGCCCTGGCCACCTTCTGGTCCAACGCGCGCGCGGCCCGCCTGGCCCCGGGCGAGACGCTCCTCGTGCACGGCGGGTCCGGGGGCGTGGGCACGGTCGCCGTGCAGCTGGCCCGGACGCTGGGCGTGCGGGTGCTGGCGACCGCGGGCGGCCCGCAGCGGTGCGCCGCCGTGCGGGCGCTCGGGGCCGACGTCGTCGTCGACCACCGCGCGCGACGCGTGCGCGAGGACGTGCTCGCCGCGACGGACGGGCGCGGCGTCGACGTGGTGCTCGACGTCCTGGGCGCCGGTGCGCTCGGGGAGAACGTGCGGATGCTCGCCGAGGGCGGGCGGCTCGTCGTCATCGGGCTGCAGCAGGGCCGCCGCGGCGAGCTGGACCTGCCCGCGCTGATGTCGCGCCGCGGGTCGGTGCTCGCCACCACGCTGCGGGACCGCCCCGCCGCGCAGAAGGCAGCGATCATGGCCGAGGTGCGGGAGCAGGCGTGGCCCGCGGTGCTCGACGGCCGGGTGCGCCCGGTCGTGCACGACCGCCTGCCGCTGGCACGGGCCGCCGACGCGCACCGGCTGCTGGAGGGCGGCGGCGTGCTCGGCAAGCTCCTGCTGACGGCCTGA
- a CDS encoding roadblock/LC7 domain-containing protein translates to MTALSTEAANFGWLLDNFVRTVPGTRHTLVVSADGLLMAMSEQLDRTSGDTLGAIVSGMSSLTRGAARQLRAGEVRQAIVEMDNLFLFTMSVSNGSVLAVVADSSCDVGLIGYEMAMLVSRTEATLTPQLISEMRGQLPVDGATRAPVA, encoded by the coding sequence GTGACCGCGCTCAGCACCGAGGCAGCCAACTTCGGCTGGCTCCTGGACAACTTCGTCCGGACCGTGCCCGGCACTCGCCACACGCTCGTGGTGTCGGCCGACGGTCTGCTCATGGCCATGTCCGAGCAGCTCGACCGCACCAGCGGCGACACGCTCGGGGCCATCGTGTCCGGGATGTCGAGCCTGACCCGTGGCGCTGCGCGCCAGCTCCGTGCGGGGGAGGTGCGCCAGGCGATCGTGGAGATGGACAACTTGTTCCTCTTCACCATGAGCGTCTCGAACGGCTCCGTCCTCGCCGTCGTGGCGGACTCCAGCTGCGACGTCGGCCTCATCGGCTACGAGATGGCGATGCTCGTCTCGCGGACCGAGGCCACCCTGACCCCGCAGCTCATCTCCGAGATGCGCGGCCAGCTCCCTGTCGACGGCGCCACGCGCGCCCCGGTGGCCTGA
- a CDS encoding bacterial proteasome activator family protein, translating to MDETAHPDDDRHDGAAHAPGLHEPGVVVVPAGDGAAQEPAAARDEDVASMVEQPAKVMRIGTMIKQLLEEVRSAPLDDAARVRLAEIHARSLRELEDGLSPELVAELHRIALPFSQEASPSDAELRVAQAQLVGWLEGLFHGIQTALVAQQMAAQAQLTQMRRALPPGHLPDGHGVPGMPGRHQGEAPDDLRPSTGQYL from the coding sequence GTGGACGAGACCGCGCACCCGGACGACGACCGGCACGACGGAGCGGCGCACGCGCCCGGCCTGCACGAGCCCGGCGTGGTGGTCGTCCCCGCCGGGGACGGCGCGGCGCAGGAGCCGGCCGCCGCGCGCGACGAGGACGTCGCGTCGATGGTCGAGCAGCCCGCCAAGGTGATGCGGATCGGCACGATGATCAAGCAGCTGCTCGAGGAGGTGCGCAGCGCACCGCTGGACGACGCCGCGCGCGTGCGGCTGGCGGAGATCCACGCGCGGTCGCTGCGCGAGCTGGAGGACGGCCTGTCCCCCGAGCTCGTGGCCGAGCTGCACCGCATCGCGCTGCCGTTCTCGCAGGAGGCGAGCCCGTCGGACGCGGAGCTGCGGGTCGCGCAGGCGCAGCTCGTCGGCTGGCTGGAGGGGCTGTTCCACGGGATCCAGACGGCGCTGGTGGCGCAGCAGATGGCTGCGCAGGCGCAGCTGACGCAGATGCGGCGCGCGCTGCCGCCGGGTCACCTGCCCGACGGTCACGGCGTGCCGGGCATGCCGGGGCGGCACCAGGGCGAGGCCCCGGACGACCTGCGCCCGTCGACCGGCCAGTACCTCTAG
- the trxA gene encoding thioredoxin, translating to MSTVELTSETFTATVQQDGIVLVDWWASWCGPCRMFAPVFEAASQAHPDVVFAKVDTEAEQALAGAAGISSIPTLMIFRDGIPLFSQPGALPASALEDLVQQARALDMDEVRRQVAAETAAR from the coding sequence ATGTCCACCGTCGAGCTCACGTCCGAGACCTTCACAGCCACCGTGCAGCAGGACGGCATCGTCCTCGTCGACTGGTGGGCGTCCTGGTGCGGCCCGTGCCGCATGTTCGCGCCCGTCTTCGAGGCTGCGTCGCAGGCGCACCCCGACGTGGTGTTCGCCAAGGTCGACACCGAGGCGGAGCAGGCCCTCGCCGGAGCGGCCGGCATCTCGTCGATCCCGACCCTCATGATCTTCCGCGACGGCATCCCGCTGTTCTCGCAGCCCGGCGCGCTGCCGGCGTCCGCGCTCGAGGACCTCGTGCAGCAGGCCCGCGCGCTCGACATGGACGAGGTGCGGCGCCAGGTCGCCGCCGAGACGGCCGCGCGCTGA